The following proteins are encoded in a genomic region of Paenibacillus sp. FSL R7-0273:
- a CDS encoding DEAD/DEAH box helicase yields the protein MMQLSRNSLPQEGGISAPLLPVPLSFERNWLQDLESRQEKGGPWGDWKLSRLAVQGEQCGLVTSFDELQCTKHLSGLSPLPHQLDTAHKVLFEMSGRAILADEVGLGKTIEAGLILKEYLVRGLVGKVLILVPASLVLQWVRELNAKFGITAVAQKKAYSWGNDIVVASLDTAKRDPHKELLLSSEFDMLIIDEAHKLKNKKSTNYQFVQQLRKKYCLLLTATPVQNDLGELFNLITLLKPGQLGNQGDFAANFVVDKRQPKNEVQLRGELSKVMIRNRRGEGPVTFTKRKVRNIPLILSAEEKALYDGVTAFVKDTYQESGGNLSSMLSLVTLQREVCSSRDAVFITLVNLIKKLPADSPKRDRMMELLQSIRTVKTNTKAEKTMELIRDMNEKVIVFTEYRATQEYLLQYFRDHGLQCVPYSGGMNRGKKDWMMDLFRGRAQVMIATEAGGEGINLQFCHHMINFDLPWNPMRVEQRIGRVHRLGQQNDVVIYNLSTQGTIEEHILHLLHEKINMFEMVIGGLDVILERFEQKESLEKSLYKIMLEARSDEELRSSLDDIGESLSELSQETRQKSGVSP from the coding sequence ATGATGCAATTATCCCGCAATTCCTTACCGCAGGAGGGAGGCATATCCGCCCCGCTGCTGCCGGTTCCCCTGTCCTTTGAACGGAACTGGCTGCAGGATCTGGAATCCAGGCAGGAAAAAGGCGGCCCCTGGGGCGACTGGAAATTATCGCGGCTGGCTGTGCAGGGTGAGCAATGCGGCCTTGTCACGAGCTTTGACGAGCTGCAGTGCACGAAGCATCTGTCCGGCCTGTCCCCGCTGCCCCATCAGCTCGATACCGCCCATAAGGTATTGTTTGAGATGTCCGGCCGGGCTATTCTCGCCGACGAGGTGGGGCTTGGCAAGACGATTGAAGCCGGTCTGATTCTCAAAGAATATCTGGTGCGCGGGCTGGTGGGCAAGGTGCTGATTCTGGTTCCCGCCTCCCTTGTGCTGCAATGGGTCCGTGAGCTTAATGCCAAGTTCGGAATCACCGCCGTCGCCCAGAAAAAAGCCTACTCCTGGGGCAACGACATCGTCGTCGCATCCCTGGATACCGCCAAGCGCGATCCGCACAAGGAGCTGCTGTTAAGCTCTGAATTCGACATGCTGATTATTGACGAGGCCCACAAGCTGAAGAACAAGAAATCGACCAACTACCAGTTCGTACAGCAGCTCCGCAAAAAATACTGCCTGCTGCTCACAGCCACACCTGTGCAGAACGACCTGGGCGAGCTGTTCAATCTGATTACCCTGCTAAAGCCGGGGCAGCTCGGGAATCAGGGTGATTTTGCAGCCAACTTTGTCGTCGATAAGCGCCAGCCGAAGAACGAGGTACAGCTGCGCGGCGAGCTCTCCAAGGTAATGATCCGCAACCGGCGCGGCGAGGGTCCTGTCACCTTCACCAAGCGCAAGGTCCGCAATATCCCGCTCATTCTTTCCGCAGAGGAGAAGGCGCTCTATGACGGGGTAACCGCTTTTGTAAAAGACACCTATCAGGAGTCCGGCGGCAATCTCAGCAGCATGCTCTCCCTTGTAACGCTTCAGCGCGAGGTCTGCAGCAGCCGTGACGCCGTCTTCATTACCCTCGTTAATCTGATCAAAAAGCTGCCTGCCGATTCGCCAAAGCGCGACCGGATGATGGAGCTGCTGCAGAGCATCCGCACAGTCAAGACGAACACCAAGGCGGAGAAGACGATGGAGCTGATCCGGGATATGAATGAAAAAGTAATTGTGTTTACAGAGTACCGGGCCACCCAGGAATATTTACTGCAATACTTCCGTGATCACGGGCTGCAATGTGTGCCTTACTCCGGCGGAATGAACCGCGGCAAAAAGGACTGGATGATGGATCTCTTCCGCGGGCGCGCCCAGGTCATGATTGCCACCGAAGCGGGCGGCGAGGGCATTAACCTGCAATTCTGCCACCATATGATCAATTTTGATCTGCCCTGGAACCCGATGCGGGTGGAGCAGCGGATCGGACGGGTACACCGGCTGGGCCAGCAGAATGACGTCGTTATCTATAATCTGTCTACCCAAGGAACGATTGAAGAGCATATTCTCCACCTGCTGCACGAAAAAATCAACATGTTCGAGATGGTCATCGGGGGGCTGGATGTGATCCTGGAACGCTTTGAGCAGAAGGAATCGCTGGAAAAAAGCCTTTATAAAATCATGCTGGAGGCCCGCAGCGACGAGGAGCTGCGCAGCAGCCTGGATGATATCGGCGAATCGCTGAGTGAGCTGTCCCAGGAAACCCGGCAGAAAAGCGGGGTTTCGCCATGA